A portion of the Meriones unguiculatus strain TT.TT164.6M chromosome 14, Bangor_MerUng_6.1, whole genome shotgun sequence genome contains these proteins:
- the LOC110541515 gene encoding olfactory receptor 51I1-like: protein MSAFNFTATRPTFSFIGIPGLEAARMWISIPFCILYLVALGGNVLLLLLVRAEQNLHEPQFYFLAMLALTDLGLSLSTMPSVLAIFWFDVHHVGLDACLTQMFFIHTLSSVESGVLVAMAFDRLVAICAPLSYTRILNHHTVIGLSGAALLRGATLLAPLPFFLRAFPFCGTNILSHSYCYYPDMLNLACGDVTFSSIYGLVCVLCTFAVDVIFILASYMKILGAVMKLGIQDGNWKSLHTCVCHLCTVLVFYLPLISLAVLHRYTKETSPVLYTSMSNAYLLMTPLLNPLVYSLKSRQIQAALRKRFGVQRVLAGE from the coding sequence ATGTCGGCTTTCAATTTTACTGCCACTCGGCCCACTTTTTCCTTCATTGGTATCCCTGGTCTGGAGGCTGCACGTATGTGGATCTCAATCCCCTTCTGTATCCTGTACCTGGTAGCGCTTGGGGGGAAcgttcttctcctccttctagtGAGAGCAGAGCAGAACCTTCATGAACCCCAGTTCTATTTTTTGGCCATGCTAGCCCTCACGGACTTAGGCCTCTCACTGTCCACAATGCCCAGCGTCTTGGCCATCTTCTGGTTTGATGTCCACCATGTTGGTCTGGATGCCTGTCTGACGCAAATGTTCTTTATCCACACTCTCTCCTCGGTAGAGTCAGGTGTTCTGGTGGCCATGGCCTTCGACCGCTTGGTTGCTATCTGTGCTCCACTCTCTTATACCAGGATCCTGAATCACCACACTGTTATCGGCCTCAGTGGAGCTGCCCTCCTACGAGGAGCCACTCTGTTGGCCCCTCTGCCTTTTTTCCTCAGGGCGTTTCCTTTCTGCGGGACCAATATCCTCTCACACTCGTATTGCTACTACCCAGATATGCTGAACTTGGCCTGTGGAGACGTCACGTTTAGCAGTATCTATGGACTGGTCTGTGTACTCTGCACATTTGCGGTAGATGTGATCTTCATCTTAGCTTCCTACATGAAGATCTTGGGCGCTGTGATGAAACTGGGGATCCAAGATGGAAACTGGAAATCCCTGCACACCTGTGTCTGTCACCTCTGCACGGTGCTGGTGTTCTATTTGCCGCTCATCAGCCTTGCAGTACTGCATCGCTACACTAAGGAAACCTCTCCTGTTCTCTACACCAGCATGAGCAACGCCTACCTGCTCATGACCCCGCTGCTAAATCCTCTGGTTTATAGTCTCAAATCCAGGCAGATCCAAGCCGCCCTGCGCAAGCGATTTGGGGTGCAACGTGTTCTGGCTGGGGAATGa